The following coding sequences are from one Azospirillum sp. TSH100 window:
- a CDS encoding TRAP transporter small permease, whose product MRTALSILYRAAEILGAVLLAAIAVLIVTQVVSRLVDRMVPGADELAGYCMAASFFLMLGPALRRGAHIRVGVLVERLNGTARRVMELLCLGFATALSAYFAWYWLRMTYDSYDFGDLSQGVLPVPLWMPQALMAVGLVVLVIALIDDLLAVLAGRDASYQHAGMQSEG is encoded by the coding sequence ATGCGCACCGCACTGTCCATCCTTTACCGCGCCGCCGAGATCCTGGGCGCGGTCCTGCTCGCCGCCATCGCCGTCCTGATCGTGACGCAGGTGGTTTCCCGTTTGGTCGACCGCATGGTGCCGGGGGCTGACGAGCTTGCCGGCTACTGCATGGCGGCGTCATTCTTCCTGATGCTGGGCCCGGCGCTGCGCCGCGGCGCGCACATCCGCGTCGGCGTGCTGGTGGAACGGCTGAACGGCACCGCCCGCCGCGTCATGGAGCTGCTGTGCCTGGGCTTCGCCACCGCGCTCAGCGCCTATTTCGCCTGGTACTGGCTGCGCATGACCTACGATTCCTATGATTTCGGCGATCTCAGCCAGGGCGTTCTGCCGGTCCCGCTGTGGATGCCGCAGGCGCTGATGGCGGTGGGTCTGGTGGTGCTGGTCATCGCCCTGATCGACGATCTGCTGGCCGTGCTGGCGGGGCGCGACGCCTCCTACCAGCATGCCGGCATGCAGAGCGAGGGCTGA